DNA from Fusarium falciforme chromosome 7, complete sequence:
CATAGGTAAGGCTTCCTTTGGAACAGATAAAGTTATACAAATTCATTCAGAAATCAGGTATCGCAAGCCTCATCCCTCAACAGAGAGACTGAACTTATTTCTAGCCTCTATCATTTGAAATGTTACAATAGATTCCACCAAGCGACCTCACACAGCCTTGCCTTGCACTCGGCCCCAGGCATGTGGCTCATTCCCGTACATGATATCTTTAAGCCAGttcctcaacatcaacgtGTAAGGCGCCACAAGATCACCATCTTCAGTCTTGTGACCGATATTAATGTCGGTGTCCTTGTACCTAATCATACCAACTGGAGCCACAAAGAACTAGTTCAGAATGTCAGCGCGGATCAGACGAGTAAAGGGAGGCAAGACTTACAGCAGTACCAGTCACGAACGCTTCCAACAGTCTGCCCTCGTTGGAAGCCTGTACCATCTCTGCCATTGTCAAGGGTCGCTCCACTGCGACCAAAGGCTGGATATTTTTTGAAGGCTTCTCAAGTCTCTCCCTAGTAAGCTCAAGAACGCTTCGACGGGTTACGCCATCAAGGATAATATCACCCAGCGGTGCCGTGATGAGCTCCAGCAGCCCCGTTTCCTTGTTGCGAGTAATAACAAAGAAGTTACTTGCACCGGCCTCGGTGACATTATCGTCGGGTCCGAATAGCCATAAAACCTGGATGAATCCTTGTGCGTTGGCCTCTTCCTGTGCGACTAGAGATGGGGCGTAGTTGGCACCAAGCTGGAAAAGCAAGTTAGACACATTCACACTTCAAAGCCCCAGAGACAAGGATTCTCACCTTGGCGTTTCCGAATCCACCAGGCCAGGCTCTGACCTGTCCCAAAGAGCAAAGTAGCTTGAGACCAGGCCCAGCCTGCCCAAATTGTGGGAATAGAACTGCGACGAGAAACAGTGTGGCCTCAGCGGGGCGGCTAACCCCTAGAGCAGCACTGGTTCCAATGATTGCAGGGCGAAGGTAGAGGAACGTTCCCGGTTCAGGAAGCCATCGTTCTCCGTCAACGCGGACAAAGGCCTccatgagcttgagaagttCATCGGGGTCAAAGTCGGGAAGACCACCGCGTAGGGAGGATAGCCGAAGTCGGGCGCAATTAAGATCAGGCCTGAATAAGCGGAGCTTCATATCAGACCCACGATACAGCTTCAACCCTTCCTGCCAACCACGTTAGATATGAGCCCGCATATGTTGCCATAGGCCGTAGATTCCGCATTGAGGACGCCATGACTTGTCAAGACGTACAAAGCACTCAGTCCCGTAATGCAGAACACTACTCGTCGGGGCCATGGAAAAGTTCCCATACGGCTTGATGGTAGGTGCTGCCCATCCAGCATCTTTTGTCCAGTTCACAACCAGCATGTGGCTAGTGGTGCACTTCTGGGATCGTCGAACCGGGTCATCACCCGCCGGGACTGGAGCTTCATTAGCCGGAGCGACGAGGGTCGTCTGGAGTAGCTTCGAGTTCAAGGGCGCTGGGCCAACACCATTGGTGCCATTTGACTTTGGTCCTGCTGTCATGTTGGAGGGCTGAAAGTGAATGGCTGCTTGGCGAGATTGAACGGCATTCCACAAGACAATCATACTGTGACCATGAGCTTATCATTCAACTGCCAGCTAAAATATGAGCCTTGAAAGACCGCCATATGATCAGAACGGTATGCTCAAGAGGGTCGTGTCCCGTATTTCCGAATGTGGTAATTATGAACGGGGGGATTTCCGGGGATATGGGTATCAAGAAGTGCACTCCGGATAAACGGACTTGAAGATTATCAGATACTAACGATAAATATTGACTCTCTCATAGGGTTAGTAGTGACGCTCTCATTGTCAGGTGTTCAGCCAATGTCATGGGATGAAGAAGTCATAGTCGAAGTAGGTAATCCAGCAACGAGCATGGGCGGTATGCGCTACCACAAGAGTCAGATGACGATAATCAATACTGGGACCACCATCATACACTAGTATGTTCTTATCAAATTTGACAACATAtcacaagatcaaggagaccaCGCATTTTGCCACTTTCTAGTTAGGTGCTTAAGCAACCGATTCGCTCTGAACACGGGCTAAGACAAATCCTGAGGTTGCAAAGCTGAAGGCAAATCTGAGTCTTAGAATGGGTAACAATAAGAACATAAAAATGCTATAGAAGAAAATGTTAGACCGCTTtatctattttttataattcttgCTATATATTTTggattttatttatatctactGCTTGTCACAACCGTCGCGTAGCTTTGACGCGTGGCTACCTACCCTACAACGCCGCAGAGACCAGGTTTGACAGGGCGAGATAACAGTAAACCATTAGCTGAGCTTGTGACTTGTGTGAATATCGCCACCTTGTTGCACATGCGTATTTCCATGCATGAATGAGACGCGGAGTTCCGGACCTTGTGCCATCAACTTGATACACTCCCAGCATGTCGGACAAGCAACCCGATCCTCTGCTGATAAGAGACGAACTAATCCCAAACAAGAACCAGATAAAGAAACACCAAAACGGAAATTCTGTACGTGATATCGTTAGCGTCTCATTACCCCGGCCCTGTCAAATAGATAGCGATAAGGACTGAGTTACGTattggagatggcgatggaAATAATACCCACATCTTCCCCGGCTGGAGAAGCTTCAGTCGGGGCCAGTCGCAAGAGCTTTGACCTCGAGACGACAGCAATTGAGCCAGGCAAtccttgtttgtttgtttcaTCAAGACGTGAGCTATGGCGCACAGTCAGGTTCAACAAGACGCAGCCTCTGATGGCGATAGTCATCTGAAGAAAATCACGGCTGAAGCTCATGATGCCGAGATTGAAAATGGCAGCATCGAGGACTCGTAAGTTTTGCTCCGTTCTACTATAAATGTGTTTCAACTAACACTGTTGATCAATACAAGGCCCTTTGACCAGGTCCAAGCTGTGGTCCCTCCCTTTGACGACCCAGAGCTTCCCGTCAACACCTTTCGGGGCTGGTTCTTGGGTATTGTATCGACCTTGATCTTTTCTGGAATCCTGCAGTTCTTTCAACTCCACTCTCCACCCAGTATGTATCTTGAAACGCGAAGTTTCTCCCGTGAATATCGTTACTAAGACCAAGTGCTTCGTAGTTTTCTTGTCATCCAACCTCGTCATAATCATCACGTTGCCCGTCGGCCACTTCATGGCCCGCGTCCTTCCGAGCACTGTCGTCCGTCTCCCGTTCGGATGGGAGTTTAGTCTCAACCCGGGGCCATTCAATCACAAAGAACACACCATCACAGCCATCATGACTTCCTTGGTGTCTGCCTTCGACAATGGCTCCCTCGCGAGCGATGTCTATGTCGCATTCGACAAGTTCCTCGGCATCCCTATATCTCCGAGCTACAGGCTGCTGTTCCTGCTTTCGACGCAAGCTCTCAGTTTCGGTTTCGTTGGTTTATTCTACCGCTTCCTAGTTCAACCAGCCTTTTGCGTCTGGCCCGGTGCCTTGCCCACGTGCTCCATGATATACGGTTTTCACGATTCCAAATTCCAAAACGTCGTTGCTAACGGCTGGAAGATGCATCGAATGAAGTTCTTCTGGGTATTTACCGTGGCTGCTGCTACTTGGCAGGTTGTCCCGTCGTTCCTGTTTACTGCACTGACAACTTTTGCCTGGATCACTTGGATCCGTCCCAACGATGTCACTCTCAACCAAGTCTTTGGCGCGACTACTGGCATGGATCTTCTGCCTCTGACATTGGACTGGAATCAGATCTCCGGATATCTGGGCACGCCTCTTGTTGTTCCATCGTGGGCCATCTTGAACGTTCTTGGGGGTAGCGTCTTCTTCCTTTGGATTGTATCACCCGCTTTGCATTGGCAAAACGTGTGGTACGGCAGAttcttccccttctcctcgtcatccacCTTTGACAACACTGGAGCTCCTTACAATACCTCTCGTGTCATGAACCCCGATTACAGCATCAATGACGAAGCGTATGCCGAATACTCACCAGTTTTCCTATCCACGACATCCGTACTATCGTATGGCTTGGGCTTTGCTTCGGTCACCTCGATTCTTGTTCATACGGCCCTGTACCATCGAGAAATGGTGTGGGGTGCTCTGAAGGCCACCATTTCGAAGAAAGACAATCATGAGGGGGAAGATATCCACGGCCGGCTCATGCGTGCTTATAAACCAGTGCCTATCTGGTGGTATGCTGGTGTCTTTGCAGCTCTGATTGGTATCAGCATGGCCTTCCTCTATGTTGAGAACACACAGCTTCCTTGGTGGGGactcatcatcagcatcttgTTGAACATTGTGCTGCTGATCCCGATTGGCTTGATGAAGGCCACCTGCAACATTACTGTCAACACGGGCGTCTTGGCTGCACTTATTGGAGGCTTCATCTGGCCAGGAAACATGATGAATAACGTTGTATTCAAGGTGTTTACCCTCGTGTGCACATTTCAAGGTCTTGGATACATCCAGTCTATGAAGATGGGCTACTACATGAAGATTGTACGTCTTATCATTGCCTCACATTTCAcgtctcctccttctcggctcTGCTGACACACTGCTATAGCCTCCTAGAATTACCTTCACCGCCCAAATACTCTCGATACTCATCTCGTGGCTGGTCCAAACAGGTGTCAACCTGTGGGCCATGGCCAACGTCGAAGGCATTTGCACTCCTGAAGCTGTTAATGACGTGAGTGAAGATTGCCCTTTTCTAGTCCCTAGCTAACAATGAAACAGTTCCGCTGTCCCTTGGCAAACGGATACGCAGCCAACGCCGTGTTCTGGGGACTGATTGGACCTACCAAGCTTTTCAAGTCGGGCTCTATGTACAACAGCATGCTCTGGTTCTTCTTGATCGGAGCTGTGTTGCCAGTCATTGTCTACTTGGCTGCTCGACGTTTCCCAAAGaacaagctcctccagcacGTAAGTAACATCACCACACATTCCATGCGAGAAGCGAAACTAACAAGGTTTAGACTCATACTCCCGTCATCTTTGCGTCGACGTCATCCATCCCGCCTGCCACCGCCGCCAACTGCATCTCTTGGGGTCTTGTTGGACTCGCCTTCAACATGTTGATCAAGCGACGCTACCACGCCTGGTGGACCAAGTACAACTACCTTCTTTCCTCTTCACTGGACAGCGCTTTGGCTATAACCACGTTCCTCGTGTTCTTTTGCCTCACTTACCCGGGTGTGTCCCTCCGCTGGTGGGGAAACTCTGTTCAAGACACGACTGCAGATGGAATGGGTGTACCTCTGGATACTGTTCCTATGGGAGAGACATTTGGACCATCTAAGTGGCTGTAGTGATTGCGAGTATTGGAAAGCCACATTtcaagattaattatatcgcATTCAGTATCAATACATCTATGGTGATCATGAAACCGTCGTCAGCCGTCTGACTCTCCAAGCCACCTACGCAAGCTTACAAGTCTTGACTAACATTAACCACAATCTTTCCAGGAGAACGGCCCTCTCGTAGTTGTCGAAACGCTTGCGGAACATCCTTCCAATCAAACTGGGCTGCAATCACCGGCTTCACCCTGCCTTCTGCCACCCGCCGGCCAATGACCTGGAAAAACTCGGCCGAATTTTTCATGTTGACAAAGTAAAAGCGAGGAGTCCCAAACGGCCAGATCTGCTTCTTTATGGTAGATGCAATGTCCTTCAATGACATGGACTCCCCAACGCCAACTTGAACAAATGTTCCTCCAGCCTTGAGGATCAGATGGCTGTTGTCGTAAAGGTCTGCCCGATTCCCCACGTTGTCGATCACAAGGTCGTAGACAGCACCTTGTCCCTTCAGGAACTCGACAACATCGTTCTTGGTATAATCAACGACGTGATCAGCGCCAAGGCCTTGGCATAACTCCAGGTTTCTCGTTGAGCAGGTCGTTGTTACTTTAGCACCCATTGCCTTGGCAAGCTGGATAGACCACGTCCCAACACCACCGCTGCCTCCATTGATGAAGATGTTCGCCCCTGGCGGTAGCGCGTCTAGCATCAGAGATTGATACGCTGTGGTTGCTGCCGTTCCCACAGCTGCTCCATCATCCGGATCAA
Protein-coding regions in this window:
- a CDS encoding Branched-chain-amino-acid aminotransferase; amino-acid sequence: MIVLWNAVQSRQAAIHFQPSNMTAGPKSNGTNGVGPAPLNSKLLQTTLVAPANEAPVPAGDDPVRRSQKCTTSHMLVVNWTKDAGWAAPTIKPYGNFSMAPTSSVLHYGTECFEGLKLYRGSDMKLRLFRPDLNCARLRLSSLRGGLPDFDPDELLKLMEAFVRVDGERWLPEPGTFLYLRPAIIGTSAALGVSRPAEATLFLVAVLFPQFGQAGPGLKLLCSLGQVRAWPGGFGNAKLGANYAPSLVAQEEANAQGFIQVLWLFGPDDNVTEAGASNFFVITRNKETGLLELITAPLGDIILDGVTRRSVLELTRERLEKPSKNIQPLVAVERPLTMAEMVQASNEGRLLEAFVTGTAFFVAPVGMIRYKDTDINIGHKTEDGDLVAPYTLMLRNWLKDIMYGNEPHAWGRVQGKAV
- a CDS encoding PKS-ER domain-containing protein, whose translation is MATTMQIWQFSSPVKKMEDSLAMKDQVPVPSQASLHKDEMLIKVITASLNPVDYKLAEAGIIGKMMIPNPATPGLDFCGRVVAKHSSITGFEEGQLVFGGFPSHKQLGALSQYTVVSTACCALLPEGIDPDDGAAVGTAATTAYQSLMLDALPPGANIFINGGSGGVGTWSIQLAKAMGAKVTTTCSTRNLELCQGLGADHVVDYTKNDVVEFLKGQGAVYDLVIDNVGNRADLYDNSHLILKAGGTFVQVGVGESMSLKDIASTIKKQIWPFGTPRFYFVNMKNSAEFFQVIGRRVAEGRVKPVIAAQFDWKDVPQAFRQLREGRSPGKIVVNVSQDL